The Bos javanicus breed banteng chromosome 21, ARS-OSU_banteng_1.0, whole genome shotgun sequence genome includes a region encoding these proteins:
- the NKX2-1 gene encoding homeobox protein Nkx-2.1 isoform X2, giving the protein MWSGGSGKARGWEAAAGGRSGPGRLSRRRIMSMSPKHTTPFSVSDILSPLEESYKKVGMEGGGLGAPLAAYRQGQTAPPAAAMQQHAVGHHGAVTAAYHMTAAAVPQLSHSAVGGYCNGNLGNMSELPPYQDTMRNSASGPGWYGANPDPRFPAISRFMGPASGMNMSGMGGLGSLGDVSKNMAPLPSAPRRKRRVLFSQAQVYELERRFKQQKYLSAPEREHLASMIHLTPTQVKIWFQNHRYKMKRQAKDKAAQQQLQQDSGGGGGGAGCQQQQQQAQQQSPRRVAVPVLVKDGKPCQAGAPAPGAASLQGHAQQQAQQQAQAAQAAAAAISVGSGGPGLGAHPGHQPGSAGQSPDLAHHAASPAALQGQVSSLPHLNSSGSDYGTMSCSTLLYGRTW; this is encoded by the exons ATGTGGTCCGGAGGCAGTGGGAAGGCGCGGGGCTGGGAGGCCGCGGCGGGAGGGAGGAGCGGCCCCGGCAGGCTCAG ccgCCGCCGAATCATGTCGATGAGTCCAAAGCACACGACTCCGTTCTCAGTGTCTGACATCTTgagtcccctggaggaaagcTACAAGAAAGTGGGCATGGAGGGCGGCGGCCTCGGGGCTCCGCTGGCGGCTTACAGGCAGGGCCAGACGGCACCGCCGGCCGCGGCCATGCAGCAGCACGCCGTGGGGCACCACGGCGCAGTCACCGCCGCCTACCACATGACGGCGGCGGCGGTGCCCCAGCTCTCGCACTCCGCCGTGGGGGGCTACTGCAACGGCAACCTGGGCAACATGAGCGAGCTGCCGCCGTACCAGGACACCATGCGGAACAGCGCCTCGGGCCCCGGATGGTACGGCGCCAACCCAGACCCGCGCTTCCCCGCCA TCTCCCGCTTCATGGGCCCGGCGAGCGGCATGAACATGAGCGGCATGGGCGGCCTGGGCTCTCTGGGGGACGTGAGCAAGAATATGGCCCCGCTGCCAAGCGCACCGCGCCGGAAGCGCCGGGTGCTCTTCTCCCAGGCGCAGGTGTATGAGCTGGAGCGACGCTTCAAGCAACAGAAGTACCTGTCCGCGCCGGAGCGCGAGCACCTGGCCAGCATGATCCACCTGACACCCACGCAGGTCAAGATCTGGTTCCAGAACCACCGCTACAAGATGAAGCGCCAAGCCAAGGACAAGGCGGCACAGCAGCAACTGCAGCAGgacagcggcggcggcggcgggggcgcagggtgccagcagcagcagcagcaagcgcAGCAGCAGTCCCCGCGCCGCGTGGCCGTGCCGGTCCTGGTGAAAGACGGCAAACCTTGCCAGGCGGGCGCCCCCGCGCCGGGCGCCGCCAGCCTGCAAGGCCACGCGCAGCAGCAGGCGCAGCAGCAGGCGCAGGCCGCTCAAGCGGCCGCGGCAGCTATTTCAGTGGGCAGCGGTGGCCCCGGCCTGGGTGCCCACCCGGGCCACCAGCCGGGCAGCGCGGGCCAGTCTCCGGACCTGGCGCACCACGCCGCCAGCCCCGCGGCGCTGCAGGGCCAGGTCTCCAGCCTGCCCCACCTGAACTCCTCGGGCTCGGACTACGGCACCATGTCCTGCTCCACCTTGCTATACGGTCGGACCTGGTGA
- the NKX2-1 gene encoding homeobox protein Nkx-2.1 isoform X1, whose translation MSMSPKHTTPFSVSDILSPLEESYKKVGMEGGGLGAPLAAYRQGQTAPPAAAMQQHAVGHHGAVTAAYHMTAAAVPQLSHSAVGGYCNGNLGNMSELPPYQDTMRNSASGPGWYGANPDPRFPAISRFMGPASGMNMSGMGGLGSLGDVSKNMAPLPSAPRRKRRVLFSQAQVYELERRFKQQKYLSAPEREHLASMIHLTPTQVKIWFQNHRYKMKRQAKDKAAQQQLQQDSGGGGGGAGCQQQQQQAQQQSPRRVAVPVLVKDGKPCQAGAPAPGAASLQGHAQQQAQQQAQAAQAAAAAISVGSGGPGLGAHPGHQPGSAGQSPDLAHHAASPAALQGQVSSLPHLNSSGSDYGTMSCSTLLYGRTW comes from the exons ATGTCGATGAGTCCAAAGCACACGACTCCGTTCTCAGTGTCTGACATCTTgagtcccctggaggaaagcTACAAGAAAGTGGGCATGGAGGGCGGCGGCCTCGGGGCTCCGCTGGCGGCTTACAGGCAGGGCCAGACGGCACCGCCGGCCGCGGCCATGCAGCAGCACGCCGTGGGGCACCACGGCGCAGTCACCGCCGCCTACCACATGACGGCGGCGGCGGTGCCCCAGCTCTCGCACTCCGCCGTGGGGGGCTACTGCAACGGCAACCTGGGCAACATGAGCGAGCTGCCGCCGTACCAGGACACCATGCGGAACAGCGCCTCGGGCCCCGGATGGTACGGCGCCAACCCAGACCCGCGCTTCCCCGCCA TCTCCCGCTTCATGGGCCCGGCGAGCGGCATGAACATGAGCGGCATGGGCGGCCTGGGCTCTCTGGGGGACGTGAGCAAGAATATGGCCCCGCTGCCAAGCGCACCGCGCCGGAAGCGCCGGGTGCTCTTCTCCCAGGCGCAGGTGTATGAGCTGGAGCGACGCTTCAAGCAACAGAAGTACCTGTCCGCGCCGGAGCGCGAGCACCTGGCCAGCATGATCCACCTGACACCCACGCAGGTCAAGATCTGGTTCCAGAACCACCGCTACAAGATGAAGCGCCAAGCCAAGGACAAGGCGGCACAGCAGCAACTGCAGCAGgacagcggcggcggcggcgggggcgcagggtgccagcagcagcagcagcaagcgcAGCAGCAGTCCCCGCGCCGCGTGGCCGTGCCGGTCCTGGTGAAAGACGGCAAACCTTGCCAGGCGGGCGCCCCCGCGCCGGGCGCCGCCAGCCTGCAAGGCCACGCGCAGCAGCAGGCGCAGCAGCAGGCGCAGGCCGCTCAAGCGGCCGCGGCAGCTATTTCAGTGGGCAGCGGTGGCCCCGGCCTGGGTGCCCACCCGGGCCACCAGCCGGGCAGCGCGGGCCAGTCTCCGGACCTGGCGCACCACGCCGCCAGCCCCGCGGCGCTGCAGGGCCAGGTCTCCAGCCTGCCCCACCTGAACTCCTCGGGCTCGGACTACGGCACCATGTCCTGCTCCACCTTGCTATACGGTCGGACCTGGTGA